One Rosa chinensis cultivar Old Blush chromosome 5, RchiOBHm-V2, whole genome shotgun sequence genomic region harbors:
- the LOC112167893 gene encoding uncharacterized protein At5g64816-like: MVEMWWSLLAAIPAVVAGQAFRVKKRRDDEQKLKSARGREKSSDEIFVCERVCTSKRMLKKVGAFSKDPIPDTCVTVCGVSELDVCADACALTICVNQHQLPNWNDICLRRCQSECLKLSSLTSN; this comes from the coding sequence ATGGTGGAAATGTGGTGGTCCCTTTTAGCTGCGATCCCTGCAGTGGTTGCAGGACAAGCATTTCGAGTGAAGAAAAGACGTGATGATGAGCAGAAATTAAAGAGTGCTAGAGGAAGGGAGAAGAGTTCTGATGAGATTTTTGTCTGCGAGAGGGTATGCACATCTAAGAGGATGCTGAAGAAAGTTGGTGCATTCTCAAAGGACCCAATTCCTGATACTTGTGTTACTGTGTGCGGTGTTTCTGAGCTTGACGTATGCGCTGATGCCTGTGCACTGACTATTTGTGTAAACCAACATCAATTACCAAACTGGAATGACATCTGCCTCCGAAGATGCCAGAGTGAGTGTTTGAAACTCTCTTCTTTGACTTCTAACTAg
- the LOC112167197 gene encoding sodium/calcium exchanger NCL2, producing MLASVILRVRKGQDTKDTKKFSLLGSGVSTKIWTTYAARIMVISIIPVVVSQIPQVLHLSSGGQHLAILIALIVSVILTIAYIFYELLVQFYCEPLIQTSRINYVEHKQAMSGLLIYLDSCAQGELLTSNGEPNKDVLESCLRPLILIKVDLFHLMK from the exons ATGCTGGCAAGTGTGATCTTGAGGGTACGGAAGGGCCAAGATACAAAAGACACAAAAAAGTTCAGCCTATTAG GTTCTGGTGTGAGTACCAAAATTTGGACTACTTATGCTGCAAGGATTATGGTCATATCTATCATCCCAGTTGTTGTTTCTCAAATACCTCAAGTTCTCCACTTAAGTTCAGGTGGCCAACACCTTGCAATTTTAATTGCTCTCATTGTCTCCGTGATACTTACTATAGCTTATATCTTCTATGAG TTGTTGGTGCAGTTCTACTGTGAACCTTTGATACAGACAAGCCGTATCAATTATGTAGAGCACAAGCAAGCTATGTCAGGACTCTTAATATACTTAGATTCTTGTGCACAAGGAGAGCTCCTAACCAGCAATGGTGAACCTAATAAAGATGTTCTCGAAAG TTGTTTAAGACCCTTGATACTGATAAAAGTGGATTTGTTTCACCTGATGAAATGA
- the LOC112166426 gene encoding sodium/calcium exchanger NCL, which yields MNTISKNAVYFILVLFAVLVQVRGRSFRHITTVTTSAQSISDGVDDHHHDVGFNQSNGTIRSSFQLLKGIDAESEETCDQLYGFLPCSNSVYGHVFLMVVYEYLLFHGESYLAAGGEQIFKILGPGVFGASAFHVLGALPESLLLLASGFFNTKEIAEEYVYTGVGLLAGTSILLLTIVWGTCVIAGRQHFTSCNDTNSSTAFSWERIPALLTSCGITIDLETRVLARIMIFSVIPFLIMQIPNIFHSSSTENTFILIALGVSVVFLLLYFIYQVFRPWVQKRRLEFVKHGHLVSNILQHVQKHALGRILTVQGAPNLRAIRRLFEEMDEDGDNHISIPEVKKLLQEIKFTSLENDEDIGIAEVMKKFDIDHDGKINKDEFMNGFTKWLDEYKSVHKENTERSLEDIYQVFLPWIQNRRKEREMKKNLMSEVLRHVQSNSLGAILTENGMPHMENIRSLFEQIDLDGNNNISEAELRELIMNIKSGNIPLDVDESVNKLVEELDTSGDHLINEEEFVTGLTKWMNKSHDTQTLSSLESEDDLYQRTWDATDKLVDEETRSGGPVDKSLWGWFKAISYMVVGFVVLAVLAEPLIDNVQDFSGAAGVPSFFVAFVLVPLATNARQAISAIRAASRQTPRTTDLTFSEIYGGVFMNNVLGFSVLLAIIYVREMTWEFSAEVLVVLIVCIVVGLIASLRSTFPLWTAFVAFLLYPVSLLLVYIINDVIGYT from the exons ATGAACACAATCAGCAAAAATGCTGTATATTTCATTTTGGTTCTTTTTGCAGTATTAGTCCAAGTCAGAGGCCGTTCTTTTCGACATATTACTACTGTTACTACTAGTGCTCAATCGATTTCAGACGGTGTTGATGATCATCATCATGATGTTGGATTCAACCAAAGTAATGGGACGATCAGAAGCTCCTTCCAACTTCTCAAAGGAATTGACGCCGAGTCTGAGGAGACATGCGACCAACTGTACGGGTTCTTGCCGTGCTCGAACAGTGTTTACGGGCATGTGTTCTTGATGGTGGTGTATGAGTACTTGTTGTTCCATGGAGAGTCGTACTTGGCCGCCGGAGGTGAGCAGATCTTCAAGATTCTGGGTCCTGGTGTCTTCGGTGCTAGTGCTTTCCATGTCCTCGGCGCCCTCCCAGAGTCTTTGTTGCTTCTTG CTTCTGGATTCTTTAACACCAAGGAAATTGCTGAAGAGTATGTGTACACTGGAGTTGGATTGTTGGCAGGAACATCAATTTTGCTCCTAACAATAGTTTGGGGGACTTGTGTAATTGCTGGCCGGCAACACTTCACAAGTTGTAATGATACAAATTCGTCAACAGCTTTTTCATGGGAAAGAATACCTGCATTATTGACTA GTTGTGGTATTACAATTGATTTGGAGACCAGAGTCCTCGCAAGGATCATGATTTTCTCAGTGATTCCATTTCTTATAATGCAAATCCCCAATATCTTCCACTCCTCTTCTACGGAAAACACTTTTATCTTGATTGCTCTCGGTGTTTCTGTTGTATTCCTATTGTTGTACTTCATTTATCAG GTCTTCCGGCCCTGGGTCCAAAAAAGAAGATTAGAATTTGTGAAACATGGGCATTTGGTATCAAACATTTTACAACATGTGCAAAAACATGCGCTAGGGAGAATCCTCACTGTCCAAGGAGCACCTAATTTACGTGCCATAAGAAG GCTATTTGAGGAAATGGATGAAGATGGTGACAATCATATATCCATTCCTGAAGTAAAAAAACTTCTTCAGGAAATCAAATTCACATCATTGGAAAATGATGAGGACATAGGAATAGCAGAAGTGATGAAAAAATTTGACATCGATCATGATGGAAAAATTAATAAAGATGAATTCATGAATGGCTTCACAAAATGGCTTGATGAGTACAAGTCAGTGCATAAAGAAAATACCGAAAGATCGTTGGAGGACATATACCAG GTTTTTCTACCTTGGattcaaaatagaagaaaagaacgcgaaatgaagaagaatttgatGTCAGAAGTACTAAGACACGTCCAAAGCAATTCACTTGGAGCCATTCTCACAGAAAATGGCATGCCTCATATGGAAAATATTAGAAG CTTGTTTGAACAGATTGATCTTGATGGaaataataatatatcagaagcAGAACTAAGAGAACTGATCATGAACATCAAGTCTGGTAACATTCCACTCGACGTTGATGAATCAGTTAACAAATTGGTAGAAGAACTTGACACAAGTGGAGACCATTTGATTAATGAGGAGGAATTCGTTACTGGATTAACAAAATGGATGAATAAATCCCATGATACCCAAACTCTTTCGTCATTAGAGTCGGAGGACGATCTCTACCAA AGAACTTGGGACGCAACAGATAAGTTGGTCGATGAAGAAACTAGGAGCGGTGGACCTGTTGACAAGTCATTATGGGGTTGGTTCAAGGCCATTTCATATATGGTGGTCGGGTTTGTTGTACTAGCAGTTCTAGCAGAACCTCTCATAGATAATGTTCAGGACTTCTCCGGTGCTGCAGGCGTACCTTCTTTCTTCGTAGCATTTGTGCTTGTCCCGTTAGCAACCAATGCTAGACAAGCAATTTCAGCAATTAGAGCAGCAAGTCGCCAAACACCAAGAACCACTGATTTGACATTTTCGGAG ATTTATGGTGGGGTTTTTATGAACAATGTGCTGGGATTTTCTGTGCTTCTGGCCATAATTTATGTTCGTGAAATGACATGGGAATTCTCTGCAGAAGTATTAGTAGTTCTAATAGTCTGCATTGTGGTGGGTCTCATTGCAAGTTTGAGATCTACCTTTCCTCTCTGGACAGCATTCGTTGCCTTCTTGCTCTACCCAGTATCATTGCTTCTAGTCTATATTATCAATGATGTCATCGGTTATACCTAA